ATGTTAAAACGAAGCATTGTACAAACTAATGCATTCCATTTATCCAGCTATACTTGAAgacatgaaaaaaaagaagttaaaagcaggaaaatgaagaatttattacaaaatttacaaatgGGTCTTTGCTTAATGCTGAACACACAAAAGCCACCCAGTTAAGCACAGAAACAAGTATACCTGATCATCAGCTGAATAAGGGGTCATTTCAATTGTAATAGAATTAGAGTTATTCAACACCAGAATTGACATTTATATAATCGCAAGCGTTCTTGCAAGTAACTAAGCCTAcgcccacaatgcaaaaaggCAAACATCGAAAAGACCTCACTGTAAATTCTACAAACATCTGGCGTGCCACACTGTCAGTCCATTTTCTATTTCAGATATCACAAAGCCCGGTTTGATCtttcaaaattgtaaaaaaaaagaagataataaaattttaatcacaGATTCGGTACTATTTAGGACTCGTCCCATTCATTTGGCTGGGTTTAACTCACCTTTCCGCGTTTCCAAGCCAAGACAAATTCAAAGATATCTTTTCTTTACCTCCGTTTTCTCGGAAAGCAAACAGAGGGTTAAACTTGCATTTTTAatgaaccaaaagaaaaaaaaaaagtaatgaaaatgaaagagcaAACACAGTGAAAGAAGAAATCATTGCCTTCATGTTGCCGTTAAAAGAACTCGTCGCCATTATCCCCTTTTATCAGGACTTCGCAGTACGGAGAAGGCTCACCAGTAACCCAAACCAAACACCATATGAAGATTGAAATTTGGAGTCGGGGCGGATCGTCGTCTACCTGTAAGGCTGTAAACCCTAAACACACCTTGTAAGCAGAAGACTTTGAATTGACAATTATGCCCTTTTTAGTAAAGCTATGAAAATTATGGgtattttattattgtattgGCTTAAcccttttcttaaaaaaattttgagaaaaaaaaaggcaaaaagaaaatgatgagaaaaatagaaaaataaataaaaattaattctaaatttgagaatttatttttatatattttactagactcataaatttatttattattatcatttaatttaattttttgatatactcattttgtaaataaaattattattattataaataaataaactaaaaaaacataagctaatattaatatataattatttttatatattgaataacataatataattttttttttatgaatattgttaaatataagaaaaattaaaaaattttaaatagagaatattaaaatgtgacaatttttattttaaatattaaaaataatatatatttcataatagttattttttaattcatttcacaatttaaatataaatataatataatataacatttctcattgatatgttatattaaaataacatattcatatgatatatatattcaaaaatatcataaaacctCGTATATGTATTGTACATCCAAttggatataatattttaaaatatacacaTCATATCCTATTAAACAAGCAAGCGTAACTTAACCTATTAATAAATATGAACACATTCCAActaattcccaaaaaatataaatttctcgAAAGGAAGAACGtgaaattctttttcctttccacaGGGACCAGGAGATTGGATCTAACAAAAAACGCATTTCAATGGATCCACTCGAATGCATCATTGAGAATGCAAATGGATATGAGACGTAAGGTTTTTCTAAGTAACTAACCTTCAATATGAAGGGGATGGGCATAGAATCAAAGGCCCCTCCGAATTTTATAGCAATCTTTATTCTGAAAGAAGAATTTTCCCAAGCCGGTGAGATGATCATATGATTTTGACCCTCATTTTCCTGGGGTTTTTGTCAAAAGggtatgaatattttaattaatatttaaaatatgataatttcatAACCATTTCGAGATCTATAATAATTTGAGGAATCTAAtagtaaattttcttttaaaaaaaaaacaacttcaattgaatttcaaaaaacaacttTCCATTGATATGTCTCAGATAATACCATAAATCTGAAACTGttatgttatatttaaaaaaataacttttaaaataaccACATTGTTTTCAAAATCCCTATTTTCTTAGACCATGTCTTCACGAGTAGTGAGTTGAGATGCATGTCAGAGAAAGCTATTTAAGGGTCATATCCCTATTTTCTTACCATGAATAAGGCTGACAAATGGGAAGTGATCCAGATCCTTGGTCTAGGCCTATCTACATGAATTGATGAAAGATAGGAAATATATCCAAATAGACACTAcgtatttgaatttgaatttgaatttgaatttgtcaATCATTTTGGACCATAATGAAAAACATATAGAGAATCATTTGAGTCCAATCATACTGCAAAAATACAGAATCAAAGATTGAGgccatataaaaattaaagaccAACTTTATATACATGCCTGAAGTGTCAACATAAACGAGGCTATACCTGCATTCTACATCTTTAGGATGCATATTATTTCTACCCACTAAATACAGATGGAACTAACAGATTCTAATCCTACCTGGGTGTGTACAACATGCTATCCATTAAACACAGATCAAACTGCAAGCCTCTAATCCTATCTGGACACCTTCAGCTTCCCGGAAACACTTTCCATTTGAAGAGTTTTCATCACACGGATGTCGCCATAGGCATTATTTTGCTCTACATCCACGTACCCTTTACTTTTCAAGACCTGCAACATTGTTTTGAGAATCACTTTAACATTGTGGGTTGTAACTTGTAAGACAGTTTTACAGACATCAGTGCAACAAAACTGTGGGTTGCATTTCTTCAGGCTTTCTGAGATGTTTCTGTTTTAGACTTTAGTTCAAGTAGGCtgtattttctgatttttctgTTTTCAGAGAGTATTTTACACAGTTACTTTCTGTACTAATATCTTTCAGTTTCCTTTGTGACCAAGATGGAGTGATGGCAAATTTCAAAGTTCGGTTGTGCCTGAAATTATGAAATGTAAGACATTATGACATACCAGTATCTCATAGAATAGTCTTGAACtttctttcttggtttttcCTGTCAGAAACTGTGACAGGGTCACAGCATTCTCATCTCcttgtttcttttgatttaaaaaGCTTCTGCACAGGTATCTTGCCACCATTCTGCACATCAAAAGTATAGCTAGTTGAAACAAAGTTAATGGTAGATTAGCCAAAAGAGAAAATTTCAGGAGTCCTATCCAACATACCCAGTTCTATCTGACCATCCATCTGCAATCATGACAATATTCAGTTCAGAATGTggtatgaaacaaaaataagcaATGTAGCACAAACCCAAAAATCAATCTTcaatgaaattcaagaaaagacATCAAAGCTAAGGCAAAACAATGGAATTGATATGGAATAGTTCTTACTTATTTTCTGGTTAGCCACTTCACATGAATTTATCTCCTGACATTGGAAAAATGTGGACCAGCAATCAGCAACATCATTCAGTTTTCAGGTGATGGccgaaaaataaaaatgaaataaaggaaaaaaaagaagccaAAAGCTTATATTATTCCTATCCCAGCAACAAATAATGAATCACAGAAATAAAATCCAACCTTACAAGGAAGTATCTATGTTGTATATGCTGGATCGGGATCATAGATTTGAAAAGCTCAAACTCATTGTGTCTAAGTggtagaaaacaaaataaatcttCTAActctatttcattatttttttttaacagaaaTTACATGTTGGTACAACAAGATAAAAAGCTAACAGGATAAACAGTTGTGTTTGCATGCTCATGAGTGTCTAAGCACTAAATATTCCAATGGGTcgtcatatttaatattcctgATGGAATATTTTGCACTTTTAATGACAAAACTGCACCAAGATAACCATGAGTGTACCTCATTCATCAGGATATCAAATTCTTCATCCTCACTTGAAGATTGCCTTTGCTGTGAACTCTCAAATGAACTTGCAGGCACCACTCTATCTGAATCAGTAAGTTTGTGGACCTCAGATACTCCCATTAATGTTGAGTGAATTGCAGGTGTTTCTGGAGCAATTGCTGTTTCCTTTAAGAGTTGATTGACAGTAGGGGATCCTGGTACAACTAACCCATCAGGAGCTTCCACATTTACAACAAGCTCTGGGGTCATTAATTTCTTTGCATGGAAGAGTGATCTAAGCTCCAAGGAAATGCCTGCAGGTGAAATAGTTAGTGACTATTGAAAAACTACTGAAACACAAAGGCAGATGAAAGAAACTCACAAGGAATCAAAGCCTCCAAGAAACCCTGAGAGAGATTAGCAATTTGATAAACTTTCCAGGCATCATAAGCAGTGCGAGGAACTTTCCTTCGTTTACGTATCAAGTCACTTGAGCTTTGTATGCTTTTCTTAAGGAACCTGTAAAGATTGAAGATAAAATTTTGAGTATAAAagttcttcatttgttttttcagTAATTCAATTAATCCACTTTTAGCTCATTCAAAGCTGAGTAAGAGACACAGATTTGGAAACACTTTACCATCAAAGCGGTCAATGCACCAGCCATGACCTACGCTAAGGAGTATCTAAGAGCTGCTCTAGAGTTTGCTACTTTTTTCATATACCATAATGTCGTCCACTAAATATGACTTGGTGCGTCTCATGTGGAGCCAAGTTAAATTGCAACTGAAAACACactaatcaaaatttcaaaggtCCAAAACTCCTTTGTTATGCATGAGGGAATGTGGATGCCGATGAATGTGTAATCCATTTGTTCTATGTACTCCATCATCCTAAAACTCATTTTCAGATTAAATATTAAGTACGCCATATTGTTGAAGTTCAGAGGTTTCAAAACTCCTTTCTTATAAATCAGGAAATGTGCCTGCAGATGAATGTGCATCCATCGATAAAAAATTCATCTCTACGCTTaaactcatattttttaatagaaagaataaatcttaaaatgatttaatatttaatccaggtatagtaataaaaaattgtactaACAGTAAAACGTAATGGAGCAACAGTTATAATTAATAGCCATAATCTTCTATAGTTTTTCATCTATAATGTAGCAGTAATAATGTTGATACAATTACCCACAAGTGCCAAACCATGTATAATTCAGACAATGATGTCTGGCCAACACTTGTAAGTATGAATGTATGAGCAATCTAGAATTTCTTCTATGAACATAATATAAAGCAGTTGAAGTTCAAGGTAAGCGTACTCGCTAGACAGAACTATTTTCTCATCAAACAAACATTTTCTCTTCCTTGGAATTCGTGCATGCTCCTTTTTTGTTGGGGTGTGAACAATAATAAACTCTGGTGTAGCAGAACCTGCATCAAGagaataataattcaaatatgacAAAGTTGTTAAGGACAATAATCTTAATGGCAGCTACAATTTTAACCTTCAGTTACAGTCAAGAGATTCAGAGTTTACAAACTTTAAAACCAGAAAGGTCTGTGATCTAAAGAGGATGACAAAATGAGGAAACTTGTCTAACTGTGTGAATTAACCTTTAATATAGAGTAAAGTTGTGCATAATTTTAGTAGTCCTGTTTCCAGCAGAATATGAGAAACATGTGCataaaattctatttgggtAGTTTGCACCTGAAGCATCTGGGAGATTGGACTCAGGAGTTGCATCAAGTGTATTGGTTACTGTATGGCCTTCTGCAGTAACCTGGAGCTTGGACTGAGGAGTTGCATCAAATGTATTAGGTACTGAATGGCATTCTATAGTGACTTGAGGTCTTCTGTTTTCTGATGATGTCATTTCCAGAGACTTTGTCTGCTCTCCATTACTATGATGCTCTCCATCAAATGGTCCCCCAATGTCTATTTCAACCCTGTGAAACAACTGAAGGTCCAAACATTCTCCTTGAGAAAAGCTACAATCTCGAAACTTCTCCATGCTTGCTTCTATGCTGCTCAGATCATGTAATGAGCTTACCAACTGAGCAGTGTCCATCAGGCAAGGCAAAAGAAAACTGCAACATACACATACAcatataaaatacttttaagctGATCTGAAAGGAATTAAAGGAGGTGTTTGTCTTTTTAGCTTTTTGATGAAAGCAATTTTCTTTCAgactttaggttgtttgtttttgtatttctttataacttcttataaactttttgttgaatagaaaaagtcaaaatatttgactttatCTGAATGGAAAAAGCaacatgttgatttttctttactttttaatgattaatagaaataaaatattacaagaacaaacaacctaatacttaacactattaagcattaaagttctatttagagttaattaaaaaaacaaacaccaccaaaGACAAAGAAACAATTGGGAATTGGTGTGCTTACTCCTCATCTGGTGGGGAAATGGTAGAACAAGTTTCGGGGTGGGAAGCAACATCCTCAAAACGATACtgcaaaattgaaattttaacatttaaattagACATCCCTGATGAAAACTTAATCAAAGCACTTAATTTGCTAAAAACACAGTTCGACAACCCTTAAGAACCTCGATACCAATAGATCCAGGTTCATTTCATGCTGATTACAATGGCATTACTGGAAAACTCTAAACTTAGGAGACCTGCAACCCAAACTGCATGATCCTAAACATGGTACACAATGTCCAGAGCAAATAAGTCTAGCAATccagaaattttttttcttatttcttctcttaattttcatttctctaATTTGAAGCatcaagaatgaaaagaaatgtAACAGAATAGAAGGCCTTAGAAGCACATTAATAGCTCAATGTATTTTGGACAAACAAAGGTGGTGTTTTGGATACACATTTTGTTTTCTGTtgttaaaaacagaaaatggtAGGAACACTTATACAAATGGTAGACGCTTGccttaaaaagaaaagggccaatgattttaaaaactacaaaaatcatatataagtataatttttttttcctcaaattataaaaattttgataacattttcaagaaaataagaaaagttcctacattttatataaaagttccAAAATAAAACATAGgagttattactattttttggttttacaaaacaaaaacaggAAATGTTTCCCAATGTCACCTATGTTACatgtttttttagataattaattatgtcttaaaGATTTCTAAAAGTGACTAGAAAACtcattcattttaaaaacacttgGTTAGAGAGAGTCACTTTCTCACACAGTTGTAGCTTATCACAGTACAATTGCAAAAAATCTGCATTTCAAGTGGTATGGCATGTTCAATTCCCACTCCACAaatgtctatcaaaaaaaaattcccactCTATAAACCAAACACGTCTATGTTTCAAGTAAAAGTGGCCATGGACCTATGAGCTGGGTCAGGCCCAGACCACACGGTTTGAtccaaataaactttttttgtctaaatttttaataatttaataagcTTGTttccaaaaagggagaaaaggacATAAAAACTGTTTAGAAGTTTCAAAAACCTAGGTTTGCTACCCCATTTCAGAGCAAGTCCTGCATAATCATAATGTTACAACCTGGATCCAGTTACAGTAATATGGGTTTCAATCCAGTTTTATGGGCACTACCAAGTCAAATCTTCTCCATTCCATCGTTTTATCTTTTGTCATCATAtacctttttttctattttttttctttttttgttcctcaactctccccagATTTATTCTCttcaatatttaataaaaataatattcaatttataatagaaaataaatggaaaactATTTGACAATTTTCACCATCTGGGATCAATAACAAGGGGGATGAAGAGGATATTATCTGCAGAATAGAAGAGGATGAATGAAATGGGGAGGTGCTTTCAAGTGGTattaaattaaaggaaaaaattataagatgGCTATCAGGATGGTCATATATGGACTGTTAACGAGTCAACAGCATAGCTGAAATGACACCATTGAGATGGATTCATGAGAAGATGAGAGAGGGTACAATTGATAAGGAATATTATTCCTAAGAAGTTACGGGCAGCAAGAAATAGAATTAGCTCAAGTTAAAGCCAGTACTAGGGCAAACAGAAAGAGTAACAGCCAAGGCTTCTAAAAGGAAATAATAGCCTAGATTTAACTAATTTCTTAAATACTCTGATTGAGATGAGAATCAGGTTCTAGAAAACTCACCCCTTGGTTCAATCTGATTAGTAACCTGTAGTCTGCAGAGAACTAGAGAAAAAAGGTGTTTGGTGCAGTGGAAACTGTGTGGCCCACACAGTTTTTCAAGGACCAGCAAGACACAATTATGTCCTTTATCAACCCATGAAGAATCTAAAAGGTTCCCATCAAAGAGGGAAAAAGGTTACTCCATCAATGCCAGTATAATATTGCTTTAATTATTGTATGATGATGCATTGCAATGAATGTTAGCTGCTATTGGAGGAAATAGATGCAGGATAACCATCTTGAAATCTATACACAGAGAGAGACAGAAGAGACAGATCTGATTATGTCCGAAGCGATTACTTCCCTTTTGAGACAAAGACAATTTGGCATGATAAGAGCTCACATATCTGGTAAAAATCCTTACAGACTGAGAAAGAAAGAGTGAGATCTGGTCATGTAGGATTGTGAGATTTCAGAAGTGATAATAGGCTATCAATCTGTAATTAGGTGTCTGCATTACCTACATAATTTAATCATTAATTTAGTTGGGATTGGATAGTGGAGAATATGACTCTGATGTTCAACAATAATTAGATATAAACTCTGAGTAACTGGATTGAACTGCTGGTTGAACCAGGATAACCCAAAACCCATCCGATCAAGTTCTACTTAGGGTTCTAGTTTTAAACCATtgggttaaaaaaattatattatgcaCTGGATAAAAACATAATAGCAAAAATTGATTTCTGTAGCCAAACTGTGAGAAGTTAGATGAGAAGGTCATATGCTCTGaatattgtcttttttttttcttctttttatagGCAAATGCTCTGAATATTGTCTTTGCACTAGACACTTCGTATCAGCAATTGTATAGAAGGTAATTGATGTATATAACCCATCCTGCCATGTTCAAAAACACATATTCATGCAAGTTCAGCACGGGTAAACCTTTTGAAGACAGCAAATGTATAATcttctaaaagaaaagaaatatatgtaTGATGAATTTTCTATTCAAGTATGCTACTTCTCCCACTCCATGTAGATATAGATATATTCTTGAGAAATGCAAACAAAATGAAACATGTTCTCAGAAGTTTAAATGGAAGGAATACTGTAATTAAAACTTTCCCAGCCAAAAGAAGATTATGATGttatgaagaaaagaaacataattataatttttttattcaaaaaataagtcTCCCGCCAAAGTTACACCGGATATTTTCTTAGGAAAGTCAAACAAAGGGAAACATCTTCTGAGAAGTTTAAGTAGAATGAACACTAAAGCATGTTGAGCTCAATGAAATAGAAATTCTTGTATTCAGAATGATTCTTTACATGTTGGAAGCTTGGCCACATAATGACCT
Above is a genomic segment from Vitis riparia cultivar Riparia Gloire de Montpellier isolate 1030 chromosome 14, EGFV_Vit.rip_1.0, whole genome shotgun sequence containing:
- the LOC117929462 gene encoding sister chromatid cohesion 1 protein 2 isoform X2; this translates as MFESQSLLSRKGALRSVWEAAYFHKKLKKAQVTQTNISSSVDMEGFSAPCFSITLPKTFELDAFDLEVLEDVSGGNVRPQEEITLQDTLKNEGIRHYFLDQYRFEDVASHPETCSTISPPDEDFLLPCLMDTAQLVSSLHDLSSIEASMEKFRDCSFSQGECLDLQLFHRVEIDIGGPFDGEHHSNGEQTKSLEMTSSENRRPQVTIECHSVPNTFDATPQSKLQVTAEGHTVTNTLDATPESNLPDASGSATPEFIIVHTPTKKEHARIPRKRKCLFDEKIVLSSEFLKKSIQSSSDLIRKRRKVPRTAYDAWKVYQIANLSQGFLEALIPCISLELRSLFHAKKLMTPELVVNVEAPDGLVVPGSPTVNQLLKETAIAPETPAIHSTLMGVSEVHKLTDSDRVVPASSFESSQQRQSSSEDEEFDILMNEEINSCEVANQKINGWSDRTGMVARYLCRSFLNQKKQGDENAVTLSQFLTGKTKKESSRLFYEILVLKSKGYVDVEQNNAYGDIRVMKTLQMESVSGKLKVSR
- the LOC117929462 gene encoding sister chromatid cohesion 1 protein 2 isoform X1, which translates into the protein MFESQSLLSRKGALRSVWEAAYFHKKLKKAQVTQTNISSSVDKILVDEVPVLAYRILGYILLGVVRIYSKKVEYLFDDCQKMLIKVKDFAVGKQFNADMEGFSAPCFSITLPKTFELDAFDLEVLEDVSGGNVRPQEEITLQDTLKNEGIRHYFLDQYRFEDVASHPETCSTISPPDEDFLLPCLMDTAQLVSSLHDLSSIEASMEKFRDCSFSQGECLDLQLFHRVEIDIGGPFDGEHHSNGEQTKSLEMTSSENRRPQVTIECHSVPNTFDATPQSKLQVTAEGHTVTNTLDATPESNLPDASGSATPEFIIVHTPTKKEHARIPRKRKCLFDEKIVLSSEFLKKSIQSSSDLIRKRRKVPRTAYDAWKVYQIANLSQGFLEALIPCISLELRSLFHAKKLMTPELVVNVEAPDGLVVPGSPTVNQLLKETAIAPETPAIHSTLMGVSEVHKLTDSDRVVPASSFESSQQRQSSSEDEEFDILMNEEINSCEVANQKINGWSDRTGMVARYLCRSFLNQKKQGDENAVTLSQFLTGKTKKESSRLFYEILVLKSKGYVDVEQNNAYGDIRVMKTLQMESVSGKLKVSR